A single region of the Anaerolineales bacterium genome encodes:
- a CDS encoding aldo/keto reductase: protein MEYRKLGRTGLKVSAFCLGTMTFRWTSSEEESYRVLERAWEAGITFIDTADIYTTWAPSAGGGVSEEIIGKWLKGKPREQVVLATKCRGRMWEGANGEGASRQHIMLAVEGSLRRLQTDVIDLYQIHSPDWDTPLDETMRALDDLVRQGKVRYIGCSNFQAWYLMKANAIAERSGYTRFDSVQPHFHLLNRREIEPETALLCLEEGIGMIPYSPLASGFLTGKYSRENPTTGSRGGVQRYFNEDGFKVIDTLREIGSRRGKTVAQMALAWQLSLPFITAPIVGANTVEQLNESLGAVGERLNEEEMTLLDTVTGVNRDYKARR, encoded by the coding sequence ATGGAGTACCGCAAACTGGGACGTACTGGATTAAAAGTGAGTGCGTTCTGTTTAGGAACAATGACCTTTCGCTGGACAAGTTCGGAGGAGGAATCCTATCGTGTCTTGGAACGGGCATGGGAGGCGGGCATCACTTTTATTGACACAGCAGACATTTACACCACATGGGCGCCGAGTGCTGGTGGTGGCGTGTCGGAGGAAATTATTGGCAAATGGCTGAAGGGCAAACCCCGTGAACAGGTTGTCCTTGCCACAAAATGTCGGGGGCGCATGTGGGAGGGCGCAAATGGCGAGGGGGCAAGCCGCCAACACATTATGTTAGCTGTCGAGGGCAGCCTGCGTCGCCTTCAGACGGATGTGATTGACCTGTATCAAATCCACTCGCCCGATTGGGATACCCCGCTGGATGAGACGATGCGGGCGCTGGACGATCTGGTGCGACAAGGGAAAGTTCGTTATATCGGGTGCAGCAACTTCCAAGCATGGTATTTGATGAAAGCGAATGCCATTGCCGAACGTAGCGGATATACCCGCTTTGACAGTGTGCAGCCGCACTTTCACCTCTTGAATCGGCGCGAGATTGAGCCGGAAACTGCCTTGCTGTGCCTTGAGGAAGGAATCGGGATGATTCCCTACAGCCCACTGGCAAGCGGCTTTCTCACCGGAAAATACAGCCGAGAGAATCCCACAACGGGCAGCCGAGGTGGTGTTCAGCGTTACTTTAACGAGGACGGGTTTAAGGTGATCGACACCCTGCGCGAGATTGGCAGCCGTCGTGGAAAGACAGTGGCACAAATGGCGCTGGCGTGGCAGTTATCGCTCCCCTTTATCACCGCCCCTATCGTGGGGGCGAATACAGTGGAGCAGTTGAACGAATCCTTAGGCGCGGTAGGAGAGCGGCTAAACGAGGAAGAAATGACTTTGCTAGATACGGTGACGGGCGTCAACCGCGATTACAAAGCGCGACGCTAA
- a CDS encoding sigma-70 family RNA polymerase sigma factor translates to MDKRLTNQERDTPDDFPLEEAFTMTEDHTQRSATIDPDSDLVQFYFRDIRPISSPLTVDKERQFALAVQRGKAAKAYLANGNLPKEDYDAYQEASDAGEFARDELIMANTRLVVSIAKTYQGRGLSLADLIQEGNLGLMKAVDRFDPERGVRLSTYATWWIRQTIARAAGDGGRTIRLPINQGQRWGRLRRLFEDLSQQLGREPSFEELAANAELSIEQVQSTLLAAREPLQIDELVSDEEDRPREDLLEDTESELPEQATARQLLTETVAQLLDMLPPREADILRLRYGFRDGENHSMAQIGEIMGYSRERIRQIQHEALSKLRVLDREFALANYLE, encoded by the coding sequence ATGGATAAGCGTCTAACCAATCAAGAGCGTGATACCCCCGATGATTTTCCGCTTGAGGAAGCATTCACTATGACAGAGGATCACACCCAACGTTCAGCAACGATTGACCCTGACTCAGACTTGGTTCAGTTCTATTTCCGCGACATACGCCCGATCTCCTCGCCGCTAACCGTTGATAAAGAACGCCAATTCGCCCTTGCCGTCCAGCGCGGGAAGGCGGCGAAAGCATACTTGGCAAACGGAAATCTGCCTAAGGAAGACTATGACGCCTACCAAGAGGCAAGTGATGCGGGGGAATTTGCCCGTGACGAATTGATTATGGCAAACACGCGCCTTGTCGTCAGCATAGCCAAAACCTATCAGGGGCGCGGGTTGTCTTTGGCGGATTTGATCCAAGAGGGCAATTTGGGGCTGATGAAGGCGGTGGATCGCTTTGATCCTGAACGCGGAGTACGCCTGAGCACCTACGCCACATGGTGGATTCGGCAAACGATTGCACGAGCAGCGGGCGATGGTGGGCGAACGATCCGCCTTCCAATTAATCAGGGGCAGCGTTGGGGACGGCTGCGTCGTCTGTTTGAGGATTTATCTCAGCAGTTGGGACGCGAACCTTCCTTTGAAGAACTTGCCGCCAATGCCGAACTTTCTATTGAGCAGGTGCAGTCAACACTCCTTGCCGCTAGGGAACCGTTGCAAATTGATGAATTGGTTAGCGATGAGGAAGACCGTCCCCGTGAGGACTTGCTGGAGGATACCGAGAGCGAGCTACCCGAACAGGCAACTGCCCGTCAACTTCTGACAGAAACGGTAGCGCAGCTTTTGGACATGCTGCCCCCTCGTGAAGCCGATATTTTGCGCTTGCGCTATGGCTTCCGCGATGGGGAGAATCACAGTATGGCGCAGATCGGTGAAATTATGGGCTACAGCCGAGAGCGTATCCGCCAGATTCAGCACGAAGCCCTGAGCAAACTTCGTGTCTTGGATCGGGAGTTCGCTTTAGCGAATTACCTTGAGTAA
- the mazG gene encoding nucleoside triphosphate pyrophosphohydrolase, translating into MTITIVGLGPGHPDLLTRRAWQTLEPASEVYLRTAQHPGVEALPIRHLKSFDAWYEEAADFDALYSRIAEEIIRLGGGGNSVVYAVPGHPLVGEHTVTLILERAKAADIPVILVDGLGFIEPTLAVLGIDALDGLQLHDAVDIARMHHPPLNPDVPALLAQVYSHTVASNVKLTLANQYPDDHEVVLVHGAGTAGASLERLPLHEIDHSEQINHLTSLYVPPLMAKGSFEYFQEIVAHLRAPEGCPWDQKQTHESLRPYLLEETYEVLEALDHENTTELAKELGDLLLQIVLHTQIATEAGEFQMGDVLAHISQKMIRRHPHVWGDVKVRDADHVVDNWQENKRKERLASGDQPKSALEGIPETLPALAYAATMHDRAARLGFEWETVEQVIAKLHEEVAEVLSADADHRAEELGDVFSVLVNLARWWGLDPESVMRENNQKFSRRFRGVEALAGDRPLEGMTLAALDDLWNEVKRREKNSAKD; encoded by the coding sequence ATGACAATCACCATTGTTGGGTTGGGACCCGGACACCCAGATTTGCTGACCCGCCGCGCTTGGCAAACCCTCGAACCCGCCTCTGAAGTGTATCTCCGCACAGCGCAGCACCCAGGTGTAGAGGCGCTCCCAATCCGCCACCTAAAAAGTTTTGATGCGTGGTATGAAGAAGCGGCGGATTTTGACGCGCTTTACAGCCGTATTGCCGAGGAAATTATCCGTTTGGGAGGGGGGGGGAACAGCGTCGTTTACGCTGTGCCAGGGCATCCGCTGGTGGGGGAACATACCGTCACCCTCATTTTGGAACGGGCGAAGGCGGCTGATATTCCGGTGATTCTTGTCGATGGGTTGGGCTTTATCGAGCCGACACTCGCCGTACTTGGCATCGACGCCTTAGATGGACTCCAACTACACGATGCGGTAGATATTGCGCGGATGCACCACCCGCCCCTAAACCCCGATGTTCCGGCGCTGCTTGCCCAAGTGTACAGCCACACTGTCGCCTCGAATGTCAAGCTGACGTTGGCGAATCAGTACCCCGATGATCATGAGGTCGTCTTGGTGCATGGGGCGGGGACGGCGGGTGCATCGCTGGAACGCCTCCCCCTTCATGAAATCGATCACAGTGAACAGATTAATCATCTTACGTCACTCTATGTTCCCCCATTGATGGCGAAGGGCAGTTTTGAATACTTTCAAGAGATCGTCGCTCACCTTCGCGCCCCAGAAGGCTGCCCCTGGGATCAAAAGCAAACTCACGAGTCGTTACGCCCCTACCTTCTAGAAGAAACCTATGAGGTCTTAGAAGCGCTTGATCACGAGAACACAACGGAACTTGCCAAAGAATTAGGCGATCTGCTGCTCCAGATTGTTCTCCATACGCAGATTGCGACGGAAGCAGGCGAATTTCAAATGGGCGATGTTTTGGCGCACATCTCGCAGAAAATGATCCGCCGTCACCCTCATGTTTGGGGGGATGTAAAGGTACGCGATGCTGATCATGTGGTGGATAATTGGCAAGAGAACAAACGGAAAGAACGCCTCGCCAGTGGCGACCAGCCAAAATCGGCGCTAGAGGGTATCCCAGAGACACTGCCCGCCCTTGCCTACGCCGCGACAATGCATGACCGTGCCGCCCGTTTAGGCTTTGAGTGGGAAACGGTGGAGCAGGTGATCGCCAAGCTCCATGAAGAAGTGGCGGAAGTTCTCAGCGCCGATGCTGACCACCGCGCCGAAGAACTGGGCGATGTCTTCAGTGTTTTGGTCAATCTTGCCCGCTGGTGGGGGCTTGATCCCGAATCGGTGATGCGTGAGAATAACCAGAAATTTTCACGCCGGTTTCGGGGTGTAGAGGCTTTGGCAGGAGATCGCCCACTAGAGGGAATGACTCTCGCCGCGCTGGATGATTTGTGGAATGAGGTCAAGCGGCGGGAAAAAAACAGCGCAAAGGATTAG
- a CDS encoding response regulator transcription factor, translated as MPKTRVLIIEDQPKIAGWLARFLEDAGFEALRADDGRTGLQTVWSEKPEVIVPRFDAPDMDGLDVCRFIRQRSDAFILMLTARAEETDRLIGLEIGADDYITKPFSPREVVARIRSLLRRASGDLVRQDRPISHEGLLLDPPRRAVTAMGW; from the coding sequence ATGCCAAAGACTCGTGTACTGATCATTGAAGATCAACCTAAAATAGCCGGATGGCTTGCCCGCTTTCTTGAAGATGCTGGCTTCGAGGCGCTGCGGGCGGATGACGGACGGACAGGCTTGCAGACCGTCTGGAGCGAAAAGCCAGAGGTCATTGTCCCTCGATTTGATGCTCCCGATATGGATGGTTTGGATGTCTGTCGTTTCATCCGCCAGCGCTCCGATGCCTTCATCCTTATGCTGACTGCCCGTGCCGAGGAAACAGACCGTCTCATCGGGTTGGAAATTGGCGCAGATGATTACATCACGAAGCCGTTCAGCCCGCGCGAGGTGGTCGCCCGCATCCGGTCTCTGCTGCGCCGTGCCAGTGGCGATCTGGTCCGCCAAGATCGCCCGATCAGCCATGAGGGGCTGCTGCTCGACCCGCCGCGCCGCGCTGTCACCGCGATGGGGTGGTGA
- a CDS encoding winged helix-turn-helix transcriptional regulator, whose amino-acid sequence MINLTPTEFDMLYTMMRQLGVPFSRERLINEALGYDYAGYERTVDVHIRNLRRKIERIRQTPLYSDGLWRWLPVWWSWG is encoded by the coding sequence GTGATCAACCTGACCCCGACAGAATTTGACATGCTCTACACAATGATGCGTCAGCTGGGCGTCCCTTTCAGCCGCGAACGCCTGATCAATGAGGCGCTTGGCTACGATTACGCTGGTTATGAACGGACGGTGGATGTTCACATTCGCAACCTGCGGCGGAAAATTGAACGGATACGGCAAACCCCGTTATATTCAGACGGTCTTTGGCGCTGGCTACCGGTTTGGTGGTCTTGGGGATGA
- a CDS encoding MBL fold metallo-hydrolase, whose protein sequence is MGLLRSEDPSGGLARQGVAPDQIDMVINTHLHADHCSGNTPLYRQGIGPTFPSAHYYVQRREYEDATHTNERTRSTYYEPNFQPLLDCGQMTLLDGDTDILRCARRCNARSYARSPIDPAQQRGAARLISERFGKLYDSLRAA, encoded by the coding sequence GTGGGGCTGCTGCGCAGCGAGGACCCTTCTGGAGGGTTAGCGCGGCAAGGGGTTGCCCCTGACCAGATCGATATGGTCATTAACACGCACTTGCACGCCGATCATTGTTCGGGGAACACCCCTCTTTACCGCCAAGGGATTGGGCCGACCTTTCCCAGCGCTCACTATTACGTGCAGCGGCGAGAGTATGAGGACGCCACCCACACGAATGAACGGACGCGCAGCACCTACTACGAGCCGAATTTCCAACCGCTGCTTGACTGTGGGCAGATGACCTTATTGGATGGGGACACCGACATTTTGCGGTGTGCGCGGCGTTGTAACGCCCGGTCATACGCCCGGTCACCAATCGATCCTGCTCAGCAGCGAGGGGCAGCACGCCTTATTTCTGAGCGATTTGGCAAGTTATATGATTCACTTCGAGCGGCTTAG
- a CDS encoding GDP-L-fucose synthase, with amino-acid sequence MTHETTFWNGKRVWVTGGAGFLGRNVVRGLERQNATVFAPRSAEYDLREIGAVRRALNDLRPQVIIHLAAKVGGIGANRLHPADFFYENLMMGVQLFHEAWRAGIEKFVVVGTICSYPKFTPIPFKEETLWDGYPEETNAPYGLAKKMLLVQSQSYRQQYGFNSAYLMPVNLYGPEDNFDPESSHVIPALIKKCVEAKQRGDESIEVWGDGSPTREFLYVEDAAAGILLGAEKLETSEPVNLGSHFEISIKELVEVIAELTGFTGKLIWDTSKPNGQPRRKLDTTRAKAWFGFEATTPFRDGLRRTIDWYVQHQQQTVR; translated from the coding sequence ATGACACATGAAACAACCTTTTGGAATGGCAAGCGAGTCTGGGTCACCGGTGGCGCAGGCTTTTTGGGGCGCAATGTGGTTCGGGGCTTAGAGCGCCAAAACGCCACTGTCTTTGCCCCGCGCAGTGCTGAGTACGATCTTCGCGAGATTGGCGCGGTTCGCCGCGCCCTGAACGACCTCCGCCCGCAGGTGATCATCCACCTCGCCGCAAAGGTCGGCGGGATCGGAGCGAATCGCCTTCATCCGGCGGATTTCTTCTATGAAAATCTGATGATGGGTGTCCAGCTTTTCCACGAGGCATGGCGGGCGGGCATTGAAAAATTCGTCGTCGTCGGGACGATCTGTTCGTATCCCAAATTCACCCCCATCCCCTTCAAAGAGGAAACCCTCTGGGATGGCTATCCTGAGGAGACGAACGCCCCTTATGGCTTGGCAAAGAAGATGCTGCTTGTGCAAAGCCAGTCCTATCGCCAGCAGTACGGCTTCAACAGCGCCTACCTGATGCCCGTCAATCTCTACGGACCGGAAGATAACTTTGACCCCGAAAGCAGCCATGTGATCCCCGCCCTGATCAAAAAATGCGTTGAGGCAAAGCAGCGCGGCGATGAATCAATTGAGGTCTGGGGCGATGGTTCACCGACGCGGGAGTTCCTCTATGTGGAAGATGCCGCTGCGGGGATTTTGCTTGGGGCAGAAAAGCTGGAAACAAGCGAACCGGTCAATCTTGGCAGCCACTTTGAGATCAGCATCAAGGAACTTGTCGAGGTGATTGCCGAACTGACAGGGTTCACGGGCAAGCTAATCTGGGATACCAGCAAACCGAACGGACAGCCACGCCGCAAACTAGACACCACCCGTGCCAAAGCATGGTTTGGCTTTGAGGCTACCACGCCCTTCCGCGATGGGCTGCGCCGCACGATTGATTGGTACGTTCAGCACCAGCAGCAAACGGTGAGGTAA
- a CDS encoding NUDIX domain-containing protein produces the protein MQRGKDYIGVGVGAIIVDEQGRLFLAKRGEKARNERGLWEFPGGSVEFGERLTDALIREMYEEFGIIIGVEEMLTVTDHILPEEGQHWVSPSYICHIAKGTPTIREPEKCAAIDWFALEDIPSNLTQVTGHDLALYRAYLAGKTNR, from the coding sequence GTGCAGCGCGGCAAAGATTACATTGGGGTGGGCGTCGGGGCGATCATCGTTGATGAACAGGGGCGACTGTTCCTTGCCAAACGCGGCGAAAAAGCTCGCAATGAACGCGGCTTGTGGGAGTTTCCCGGCGGCTCTGTCGAATTTGGCGAGCGCCTCACCGATGCCCTCATCCGCGAAATGTATGAAGAATTTGGGATCATTATCGGCGTTGAGGAGATGCTCACCGTAACCGATCATATCCTTCCCGAAGAAGGGCAGCATTGGGTATCCCCATCCTACATCTGTCACATTGCCAAAGGGACGCCCACCATCCGCGAACCAGAGAAATGCGCGGCGATTGACTGGTTTGCCCTAGAGGACATTCCCTCCAACCTGACCCAAGTCACCGGGCATGATCTTGCTCTCTACCGCGCCTACCTTGCCGGAAAGACGAATCGCTAA
- the tsaB gene encoding tRNA (adenosine(37)-N6)-threonylcarbamoyltransferase complex dimerization subunit type 1 TsaB produces the protein MLLAIDTATRLISLALYDGHDLHAERTWRTANQHSAELMPAIQHMLAAAGILPTTLTALAVSQGPGSFNGLRIGISTAKGLAMALRLPLIAIPTLEVVAAQHRPAPADPPYFGATAQAGRGRVCLAWYRWQHGQTGEGGRWAAEGSPHIVGWEALIAAANALGGALIGGEIDPAGRAALTAAGIPYVGAATMLRRAGYLAELAWARWQAGDFGPPESVTPIYLHQPGVPHP, from the coding sequence ATGCTGCTTGCCATTGACACCGCCACCCGGTTGATCAGCCTCGCCCTCTACGATGGGCATGATCTTCATGCCGAACGCACCTGGCGCACGGCAAATCAGCACTCTGCCGAACTTATGCCCGCCATTCAGCACATGCTGGCGGCGGCGGGTATTCTCCCCACCACCCTAACGGCGCTCGCCGTCAGTCAGGGTCCGGGGTCATTCAATGGGCTGCGCATTGGCATCAGCACGGCAAAAGGGCTGGCAATGGCGCTCCGCCTACCGCTCATCGCCATTCCCACGTTGGAGGTTGTGGCGGCACAACACCGCCCCGCCCCTGCCGATCCTCCTTACTTTGGGGCGACAGCCCAAGCTGGACGCGGGCGGGTCTGCCTTGCGTGGTATCGTTGGCAGCATGGACAGACGGGCGAGGGTGGGCGGTGGGCAGCCGAGGGATCGCCCCACATCGTCGGGTGGGAGGCGCTCATCGCGGCGGCGAACGCGCTTGGTGGGGCGCTCATCGGCGGAGAGATCGATCCAGCGGGGCGGGCGGCGCTCACCGCGGCTGGAATCCCTTACGTGGGGGCGGCGACAATGCTCCGGCGGGCGGGTTATCTTGCCGAGCTTGCCTGGGCGCGGTGGCAGGCGGGGGATTTCGGTCCGCCAGAGAGCGTAACCCCCATCTACCTTCACCAGCCCGGCGTGCCGCATCCCTAA
- a CDS encoding NHLP bacteriocin export ABC transporter permease/ATPase subunit, with product MSVLSRLEAANPPNDNDFVEMLLLERFKADYEQVPVASNKPIILNDPASVYLVFRGRVDVFSAPIQEGNIVGQRQHRFRADAPLLVMGVSAEDTGYGFLVTGGGETEALRVTRSRFQELAAQDENRAAIAALLNGWLINLYSGLVRGVPPKEYTQLEAGKTTSLKLDAIARATRGVVWVRAVEGELRYLGRTDVPALDAALPFPAAGAMWLQAARSSKVEAIDTAALLTHENGWEVIDSFDRFVMREIVTGATRADAAERERLKNRSASDTIRVSNALQQLAAPLAAEGSRDFPADMNTEDPLLAACQIVGTDIGIAVRPHPDMLRGKKLRNPLQDIAKASRFRTRSVALKEEWWKTDSGPLLGYWEEGKRPVALIAETPGTYVVRDPATRKEVPVTAEVADNLSYFAHAFYRPFPETPLTGWQVLRFAAKGIWRDLLTVVLMGLFVGVLTTATPLVTGIIFESVIPGSDRAQLLQLGIVLIMVFLASAAFTMTRSIAILRVEGRVSSTVQGALWDRLINLPTPFFRRYASGDLAARALGLEVIREAITGPTINALLSGIFSIFNLFVLLAFDARVAGVAMLLVIVAVGVTMGFGLAQVRIQRQITAQQGKISGLILQIVSGVAKFRTAGAENRAFSLWAKEFSEQKTRSFRARIVRNYLITWSSVFPILATMLIFAATRATGREVSTGGFIAFYTAFTLFLGSALELGMVFVGLYAVLPQYERVKPILEMLPEVDSTKSDPSEITGDIEVSHVSFKYKDDGPLILRDVSFHIQGGEFVALVGASGSGKSTMLRLLLGFEMPESGAIFYNGQDLAGLDVRAVRRQLGVVLQSSQLMAGTIYENIVGQAGLSIDEAWVAARMAGLEEDIKAMPMGMHTVIGEGGSTFSGGQKQRLLIARAIVTKPRVMFFDEATSALDNRTQEVVTRSLDTLDATRIVIAHRLSTIINAHRIIVMERGEVVQQGSYKELVGQAGLFADLARRQLT from the coding sequence ATGTCTGTACTCTCGCGCTTGGAGGCGGCAAACCCGCCAAACGACAACGATTTTGTCGAGATGCTGTTGCTCGAACGCTTCAAGGCGGATTATGAGCAAGTCCCCGTTGCCAGCAACAAGCCGATTATCCTCAACGACCCGGCGTCGGTCTATCTTGTCTTTCGCGGGCGGGTCGATGTCTTTTCTGCCCCCATCCAAGAGGGGAACATCGTCGGGCAGCGCCAACACCGTTTTCGCGCCGATGCGCCGCTTCTGGTTATGGGCGTTTCGGCAGAGGATACCGGCTATGGCTTTCTGGTCACTGGGGGGGGCGAAACAGAGGCGTTGCGCGTCACCCGCAGCCGCTTTCAAGAGCTTGCCGCACAGGATGAAAACCGCGCCGCAATTGCCGCGCTGCTCAATGGCTGGCTGATAAACCTCTACAGTGGGCTGGTGCGGGGCGTTCCCCCGAAAGAATACACCCAACTAGAGGCGGGCAAGACAACCTCGCTCAAATTGGATGCCATTGCCCGCGCCACACGGGGCGTCGTTTGGGTGCGGGCGGTAGAGGGTGAACTGCGCTATTTAGGGCGGACGGATGTCCCCGCCCTTGATGCCGCCCTACCCTTTCCAGCGGCGGGGGCAATGTGGCTGCAAGCGGCACGCAGCAGCAAGGTCGAGGCGATTGATACCGCCGCTCTGCTGACCCATGAAAACGGGTGGGAAGTGATCGATTCCTTTGATCGGTTTGTTATGCGCGAGATCGTCACCGGCGCCACCCGTGCCGACGCTGCCGAACGCGAACGGCTGAAAAACCGCTCTGCCTCAGATACCATCCGCGTGAGCAACGCCCTTCAACAGCTTGCCGCGCCGCTTGCCGCCGAGGGATCGCGGGACTTTCCCGCCGATATGAACACGGAAGACCCTCTCTTAGCCGCTTGCCAGATTGTCGGCACGGATATAGGGATCGCCGTCCGCCCCCATCCCGATATGCTGCGCGGGAAAAAGCTCCGCAACCCGTTGCAAGATATTGCGAAGGCATCGCGCTTCCGCACCCGCTCGGTAGCACTCAAAGAGGAATGGTGGAAAACCGATTCTGGTCCACTGCTTGGCTATTGGGAAGAAGGCAAACGCCCCGTCGCCCTCATTGCCGAAACGCCTGGGACGTATGTCGTCCGCGACCCCGCCACCCGCAAAGAAGTACCCGTCACCGCTGAGGTTGCCGATAACCTGAGTTACTTTGCCCATGCCTTCTACCGCCCTTTCCCAGAAACCCCCCTTACCGGCTGGCAGGTGCTGCGTTTTGCGGCAAAAGGCATCTGGCGCGATTTACTCACCGTCGTCCTCATGGGGCTGTTCGTGGGCGTCCTGACGACGGCGACGCCCCTAGTGACGGGCATTATCTTCGAGAGCGTGATTCCGGGTTCGGATCGGGCGCAGCTGCTTCAGCTTGGCATTGTCCTGATCATGGTCTTTCTTGCCTCTGCCGCCTTCACCATGACGCGCAGCATCGCCATTTTGCGCGTGGAAGGGCGTGTCAGCAGCACCGTGCAGGGGGCGCTCTGGGATCGCCTGATCAACTTGCCGACGCCATTTTTCCGCCGCTATGCCTCAGGCGATTTGGCGGCGCGGGCGTTGGGCTTGGAAGTCATCCGTGAGGCAATCACCGGACCGACCATCAATGCCCTGCTCAGCGGGATTTTTTCTATTTTTAATTTGTTCGTGCTGCTGGCGTTTGATGCGCGGGTGGCGGGCGTCGCTATGCTGTTGGTGATCGTCGCCGTCGGGGTGACGATGGGCTTTGGCTTGGCACAGGTGCGCATCCAGCGGCAGATCACCGCGCAGCAGGGGAAAATCTCCGGTCTCATTTTGCAGATCGTCTCTGGCGTGGCGAAATTTCGTACCGCCGGAGCGGAAAATCGGGCGTTCAGCCTTTGGGCAAAGGAGTTCAGCGAACAAAAAACCCGTTCCTTCCGCGCCCGCATCGTACGGAACTACCTTATTACGTGGTCAAGTGTTTTTCCCATCTTGGCGACGATGCTCATTTTCGCCGCCACCCGCGCCACCGGACGAGAGGTCTCCACAGGCGGGTTCATCGCTTTCTACACGGCGTTCACCCTCTTTTTGGGCAGCGCCCTTGAATTGGGGATGGTCTTCGTTGGGTTGTACGCTGTCTTGCCCCAATACGAGCGCGTTAAGCCCATCCTTGAGATGCTCCCGGAGGTCGATTCAACGAAAAGTGACCCAAGCGAGATCACGGGCGATATTGAGGTCAGCCATGTGTCCTTCAAATACAAGGACGATGGTCCGCTCATTCTGCGCGATGTCTCCTTTCATATTCAGGGGGGCGAATTTGTCGCCCTTGTGGGAGCATCTGGGTCAGGAAAATCCACCATGCTCCGTCTTTTACTCGGCTTTGAGATGCCCGAATCGGGCGCGATCTTCTATAACGGGCAAGACCTTGCTGGCTTGGATGTCCGTGCCGTGCGGCGACAGTTGGGCGTTGTCTTGCAAAGCAGCCAACTGATGGCAGGGACGATCTACGAAAATATCGTTGGGCAGGCGGGCTTGAGCATTGACGAAGCATGGGTCGCCGCACGCATGGCGGGCTTGGAAGAAGACATTAAGGCAATGCCGATGGGGATGCACACCGTCATTGGCGAAGGCGGCAGCACCTTTAGCGGCGGACAAAAGCAGCGGCTGCTCATCGCCCGCGCCATTGTGACGAAGCCCCGCGTCATGTTTTTTGACGAGGCAACCAGCGCCCTTGATAACCGCACCCAAGAGGTGGTCACCCGCAGTTTGGATACGCTGGACGCCACGCGGATTGTCATTGCCCATCGCCTCAGCACGATCATCAACGCCCACCGCATCATTGTCATGGAGCGTGGTGAGGTTGTTCAGCAGGGGTCGTACAAGGAACTGGTTGGGCAGGCGGGCTTGTTCGCAGATTTGGCACGGCGGCAGTTGACGTAA
- a CDS encoding Uma2 family endonuclease — protein sequence MAVQITHMTNEAFRAYENLPEHAHHSLELLEGIPYHMPSPSPLHQKIVFILSGLLYLYLTQHPLGDAYGDNLDYELAEGIILKPALSFVSKERAPTLPKRYTIAPDLVVEVMSPTNSHAEISKKIETFFRHGTRLAWVIEPEDRLVRVYRPETDGSINVRVLTATDTLEGGEVLPAFGVTVSDLFPTR from the coding sequence ATGGCTGTTCAGATTACCCACATGACAAACGAGGCATTCCGCGCCTATGAGAATTTGCCGGAACATGCCCACCACTCCTTAGAACTTTTGGAGGGGATACCCTACCATATGCCATCGCCAAGTCCCCTCCACCAAAAAATTGTCTTTATCCTTTCAGGATTACTCTATCTCTATCTGACTCAACACCCTCTTGGGGATGCCTATGGCGATAACTTAGATTACGAATTGGCAGAAGGAATTATCCTCAAGCCTGCTCTCTCTTTTGTCTCCAAAGAGCGGGCGCCGACCCTCCCCAAACGGTATACGATTGCTCCCGATTTGGTGGTGGAGGTTATGTCGCCAACGAACAGCCATGCCGAAATCAGCAAAAAGATTGAGACCTTTTTTCGGCACGGCACGCGCCTTGCCTGGGTGATTGAGCCTGAAGACCGCCTAGTGCGCGTTTATCGCCCAGAAACAGACGGAAGTATCAATGTGCGCGTTTTGACGGCAACCGATACCTTAGAGGGTGGCGAGGTGCTGCCCGCCTTTGGGGTCACCGTCAGCGATCTGTTTCCGACACGCTGA